Genomic DNA from Scomber scombrus chromosome 21, fScoSco1.1, whole genome shotgun sequence:
GCTTTGCCAACCAGGTTTCATGTTATCTTCGGTGCTCCTAACCCCAGAGACAAAATCTGGGAAGGTAATCAGTTAgttctaaaaatgtgtttgggtGCCACACCGGCCTATAGGCATGTTAAGCTTGCTGCTCTAATCTCTTCAAATTAGAAAGATTGATATTAGAATGGATTTGGGATTATTTGTAACAGGAGTTATGGTTTTTCCTGgtatgtgtgtaatatttattttatcccTGCCTTTCAGGTCTTGCCAGGGCCCCCCCCACCTCTGGACCCCCTCCAGTATCAACCCCTCAACAGTACAATCAGTACAGTCATAGTCAGGGGGACATGCAGAATGGACCCCCACCTATGACACAGGCACCACCCAGGTAATTATGTGTTTATTGAGTGTTTTTCCCCTAAAGGCATCAGTTTAATAAGaatttttttaagcaattttGGAATCCTTTTGTTTTTGATACAAACCAGATtgacatttatttagtttatctGAAACCTCAGAACTTGGTGCTTCTCCTAGACCGTTATGTGGTTAGTTAAGAGTGAAAATATACTTCAAACAAACCAAAGCAAATTATTCAAAACACAGTGTGAGTTGTGTAGAGACAGACGATTAATTTTAATAGCCAACAGTCGCTGGTGCTTGAAACGCCTAGCTCAGCAAACTTGAATTAAGTGCTTGTTAGGGATGCTACTACAATAATttgtattattgattaatctgttgtttgttttcgaCTAATCACTTATTcgttttgtctgtaaaatgtcagaaaattgggATGAAAGAGCCCATGGTGACGTCTTGAAATGTCAATAGACTCTAATGTATAACACACAAAAACTTCAAATCCTTACATTTGAAAAGATCCACCgagcaaatatttggcatttttgctgaacaaaatgactcaaataattattaaattatcaaaattgttaccaattaattttctgtccacccactaatcgattaatcaacttATTATTGTAGCTTTAGGTATTTAGTACTACATATGGTCAGGTAGTGTCCTGGTATGGTAGGTCATGggttgtgtgtttacatgcacttcAGTAATCAGGTTACGGTAAatccacatatacacacagtcaGTAATGAGATTTCTCCCCTACCCACGACCTTATTTTTGAACCACAGCTTTCTTATTTTAACTGtattagatgtgtgtgtggttgtgtgtgcgTTGATGTCGGAGCAGACTGACTGCACAGTGAGAAGACAGGTTGAAGGATAGAAGGCAGACCAAATGTGTCTGAATTGAAAAATAGTAAATAGTCAACTGTTTAGCTGTGGACCTTTAGAGGCAGCTTTGTGGTAGGGCTGTGCAATGGGACCAAAATCTCCTAATATAGGTCATGTCATATTCAGAAAACGATACATATCGCAATACAGCACACACCCACACTATGTCCAGATGACAGAAGTAGACCCTCTTGTAGATATGAGCTCCTCGTTTTGTATTGCATGGATTAAATTGTTCTTTAAGCTTCATAATTGCATAGCATTTACTGAGTACTTCACTTGGTTCACTGTATCTGCTCTGTTGCACTGTGTGGCTCAGGCCCTCCCTCACTGAACCACAGAGAGCAGACGAGAGTAGCGCCACCACAACACAGTAGAGactcacactgagctgaaatgaatcAAGTTCACATACatgaggaaaataaacattgtctCAACTGCGTTTTGCTGTCATTGGCCTGAGCTCTCCGTGTGTTCCGCACAcagcggagcagaggagagacacacACTGAACCAGGTGAAGTACGCGAGAAAACTATTCTCATTACGTTACTGTAGGTGCAATAAAAGCTTGGTAAGTAAACGGCTAGTAAgagttatttattaatgtaatccACACGAAAGATGGACATActccaaatgacaaaaatgattGCCATAAAGAGTGTGATTTGCAAATTTTAGCATCTAATATGAAATGATGGACGCTTTTCTATCTTAACTGTCATGTAAACggaaaaacagttttttgtaaTCAGGGTAGGTATGTAAGGATAAGCATTAAGAAGACTTTGCATGGGGTTACTTTCAGCTTACAGGAAAAAACCACAAGTGTACATAAAGTCACTGAATAATTTGTGTGTTTCCAGGCCTGCTGTGTCTCAGCCATACAACCAGGGAGCTATGAACCTGACGGGGCCCCCGCACCCCTCCTATCCACAACACTACGGGCCTCCACCCTCAATGCAGCAGGTCACCAACCAGATGACTGGGATGCAGATCACCTCTGGACCCCCTACACCTGCGGGGCCCGGATATGGTAAACTTTAGAACGATTTATATTCAAGTACATTGTTATTTACTCTAATGTGATTGATGAATGGTATGTGGTGTTGCTGTCTCTTAAGTCTGTCAATCTCACTTTCTGTCCATCTCTCCTCAGCTCCACCTCACAGCTCGCAGCCTCCTGTCAGTATTGCCTTCCCGGGTGGTCCTGCGCCCTCCTACACCCAAGCCTCACCCCCTGCAGCATCCTCTGCTCCCACCCAGCCGCCACCTCCCAGTGGCCCCGCAGCTTCTCAGCAATACTACGGAGGCCCACCTCCCTCTCAACAGCCATTCAACTCGTCTCTTCCCCCTACCTCTCAACAGCAGTTcacctcctctgctcctccgcCTCCTTCATCTCAGCAaacttttcctccttcctcctacGCGGGTCCTGTGCCTCCACCTAGTCAagctcctgctcctccacctGTGTCCCAGGCACAGCAGACCTTCCCCCCGACACAGCCTCCCTTCTCCTCAGCATCTCCTGTCAGCCAGCCTCCCTTCATGTCCGGCCCACCTCCCGCTGCCCAGGGCTCCTTCCCACCTCAAGtaccccccccttcctctcaGCCCGGGCCGTTTCCTCCTCCTGGCCCTCCTCAAGCTTCAGGTCCCTCTGGTCAATACCCAGGCCCTATGCCACCCCAAATGCAGCCCCCTCCATCCCAGCCATCCCCCTACCACTCTGGTCCACCTCCTCCCAGAGCTCAGATGCCTCCCACATCCATGGCCCAGAGCAACCACCTGCCTCCAGGACCACAGGGCCCACCAGGACCTCCTGGTCCTATGCAGCAGCCTCCACCTCAGCCTGGCATGCAGGGAGGATACCCTCCTCAGCAGAACGGTGAGGACACAGCCCCTAAAGGAAAGCTAAATGGATCGCTGCTAGTTTTCTCCGTTGCTAAGCTGTTTCCTTGTTCTCTTCAGGTGCATTCGGGCAGGTGAGGGGCCCTCAGCCCGGCTATGCAGGCCCTTATCCGGGGCAACCAAACTATGGAGCTCCTGCACCGGCTCCGGCTCCAGCTCCGGCTCCGGCTCCACAGAAAAGACTCGACCCAGATGCCATTCCTAGCCCGGTGAGCagatataaacataaacaactcCCAAGTGTCCACTTTTAAGACAGCCTTCCAGACCCTTTATATCTGTCCCTTAATTGTTCCACACATCATGTATTCATGACGAAAGTTGACTTTAAGGCATTGCCTGAGTGAGTGTGAGAATGTGATGTGTATGAGTGTGCATGCACATCTTAGGGTTGGGCTATAGTTCAATATTATTACATATCATCCTAATATTTAACTGGATTCTGATGAAAATAACCAGTTGTAACCAGAATGTATAAAGTAAACAGTGTTTCTTGGCCtgttcaataataataataatatttttatgcTGCTTCCTGGccagaaaatattttattctcaATTAGACTTTTAAATGATGGAATAGAAGTATTGTACTTCTGAGGATTAATTGGTTTTATTTCACACGTAAGACTGAATGGTATCCAACATGTGATGATCCTGATATCGCCCAACTCTATCATCCCTAAAGTCTAATATTTAACTTTGTGTGTGACCTTCTTTACATGTAGAGCTGCTTAGCATGTGTGTCAAACAGGCTACTGATATTATTAGTCTATATCTACTTGTGCTTGACTGTCATAATCTACAGTGCCACAAATCTATAATCAATACTTCTGATCAGTTTCTGTTCTGAATAACAACAATGCTGCCTGCTACTCAGCACAAATCTTGCTGAGTCTTCTCTTCTCACACTCCTTTTTATATCTTTCActcttttgtatttatgtatttttgtccTGTTTTGCACAATTTGCTGGACAAACTTTTGAATGTAAAGCAAGCGTCTGACATGCCGGCTGTGCAGAAATCAAGACATAGAATAGATCCAGACGCTATCCCCAGCCCAGTAAGTTTCCTGTGTGCCTGCCTGCCTTTTCCTCTGCTTCATCCTGTCCTCTCCACTAGCGTGCGCTaaccccaccacctccaccctcTGTCCTTATCATCTATTTTCTCAAAGTCAGTGATAGTCACGATATGAAAGATGGGCTCCTTTTAGAAATATAAGCAACTAGACGAATGTTATTCCTATCAAGTAGGATTTAAACAATACTATGAAAAATGTCTGTATCTGATATACTCTGTACAAACGAAACTTCTGTGCACACgtgtcagaatgatatttatGTCTTAGACACTGTGATGAGGACatattgtaaataaaagtgACGTTATTGTGACCTTTATCAGAGTCCATATTAAGGAGATTGTCCAAAGATAGTTTTCCATTTAAGGCAATCCCCCTTCACTTATCATTACTACACACTGGATCCCATAACCACACCGTCATCCCCACCACTTCACTCCTACCtcactgtttctgtgtgttagaCCAGTATTTAGAGGAAGCCCATCTTTGTTTTGACAAACTAAGAGTAATTTTTAGTTTTCAGAGTTTGTCAGTCATGGAAAAGCTCTGACTTCTTCCCCTCATAACCGTCTCTGTGCGCTGCATGTATCCCACACTTCCTCGCATAAATGGCATGCCTGGATAAATCCTGCCTGTTTTCCGGGAAATGTCGTTTTAATTCTGTCttgtaacttttctttttatcgtCGTTGTgaatccacacaaaaaaactttaGCATGAATCTACCATATGTCACCTTGACTGTGaagtatttattttgaaatactaTAAAATGTCTACAGATGATGACTAGTTCAGTTTGAGTGTAGTAGTTGCAGATGTGTGTAGCTTTGTGTGAAAGTCTTTTGCATGGGTGTTAAATGTTCCTATGTTAGACTCTGTGAGACCCTGGGAAAATGTGTCAGGTGCACTTATTTACAATGCAAACATGTATGAAAGTTGGGATATTTTtgtccccctctctccttcgTAGATCCAAGTAATCGAAGATGACAGAGCTAAGAGCACTGAGCCGTTTACtacaggggtcaggggtcaggccCCACCACTGGTCACCACCAACTTTCAGGTCAAAGACCAAGGTAGGTTTTACTTTCTTTACCAAAAGAGCTCATGGAGTTAAAGTTGTGACCTTTTTGAAATATCAATGGAacaattgtgtttgtgttcagggAACGCCAGCCCCAGGTTTGTCCGCTGTACGGCCTACAATATGCCTTGCACAGCCGATATGGCCAAGCAGTCTCAGGTGCCACTTGCCGCCGTTGTCAAGCCGCTCGCCACACTGCCGCCAGATGAGGTGAGCACACATAGTATCCTCAGAGACATAACTGTGTTCATTGGAAGAGTATCAGACAGCGAAAGACAGAAGATAAATGATTTGAAAATATGCAATATGTATAGCACTTAGTTGTCAACTTCTGGAATAAATTGCCTGTCAAAGAAagctctgaaaataaaaaaatatataaagcatATTATCCTTTAGGCTGATGGCTACCTAAGATTTAATCTGCAgcaaaaaccttttttatttagaatAGATTGTGGCTTAATCTGACCTAAACATCAATCCTCCTCTTGCCTTTCACCCTCCTCATGCTCATGCTCTACGCTGCAGATGTATATTCCACTGCGATTTTCATAACAGTTGGACAGTTTTCACTCTGAGCCTGATTTGTAAAAAGATTAGTTTTCAGAGCTCTGCCTGATACGTAATTGTTATCAGGAATGCCTGTAATGTCAGTGGGATAATCTTTCTAAAAATTACAGATGGGAGTGGCTGCATAACCTTTTTCAATCACTCATTACATGTGTAACCAAAATCCATTTGGACTGGACAGGGTGTAATTttaaagctgaaaacacactgtggtTTGCCATATCATGCACATGATGCACCAATAGGAAGCGTCACTCTGCAGCATGTCAACAGGAAGATCATAAACAGCACATGAAAAGCCAATCTCCAGATCTATGGCTCACCAGGCACTATGTTTTTCTGCCACCGTCTTTGTAATGATGGTATTGTGGCTCTTTAGGGTTTGGCTCAAACTATTTCTCAACCTCAACAATTCCCTCATCATTCTTCGTTCTAAACACACAAGAGACAGCAACAGcaagaggtgaggagaggaagtCGAGCTGCCACgggagcagaggagaaaaagagctGTTATATAGGAGCCGGGATGTACTagcaatgtcaatgtcaatgtcaactttatttatatagcacatttaaaacagccaatggcctaccaaagtgctttacagcaaaataagcagaaacaataaaaacaaacaataaaagcaataaaaacaataaaaaaattaaattaaatttaaaaaataatatagagaaataaaacagataaaagacccaaTAAAAGCGGCTATACTCCACCAAAGGCCAAAGTGAAAAGGTGCGTTTTAAGTagtgttttaaaagtggagAGGCTGTTTGCAGTCCGCACAGTAAAAGGTAATGTGACAGTAGAGCCAGTagagtttatttattcatttatttatgctttgTAGATACAGGAACAAgagaaattgttaaaaaaaattagtaCATAACATCTGTACAAATCAACTTTTTCTCAGGGGCGGTGAGGCTGGAAATAAGACAGTGGTGCAAAGCGTCACTGGGTAGCGTGTTAGCGAGGGTCTGCGCCGCCTAGCCTCCAGTTGTGGGGTTGGGTTGCTGTTCGGCAGCAGTGTGTTTTGGCCTTAACAATATGAGTAAAACGCACACGCTCGCTGCAATCAAATCTGGATTAAGAATTCCTTCTCACTCCTTTGATTGAATCTTTTTCTCAGACCCCTCCATACCTGGTGGACCATGGTGAGGGCGGGCCAATCCGTTGCAACCGCTGTAAGGCCTACATGTGTCCGTACATGCAGTTCATAGAGGGAGGACGCCGCTTCCAGTGTGGCTTTTGCAGCTGCGTCACAGAGGGTGAGTTACAAAAGTGTTCATGTGCAGTGAGCAAATAACAGCattgaatgattttccaaatgAACTTTACTGTATTAATGTTCTCTGTTTATTGTTCCTGTGTTCTCCTCCAGTTCCTCCACATTATTTCCAGCATCTGGACCACACTGGTAAGAGGGTGGACTGCTATGACAGACCGGAGCTTTCACTGGGCAGCTATGAGTTCCAGGCCACTGTTGACTACTGTAAAGTAAGTCCTGTGaaagaaatgaatgtatttGGAGTACTGAGGACTGTTACAGCATACATATCTACTCTATAAATCACATGTTCTGTGGTGTTCATTGTTTGTCAACtcctgttttttctgtgtttgtaccGTATTTTTAATTCCTCTTCCGCTGTGCTCCAGTTTCATAATTGTATAATCTCccatatttcccttttttatttaaaaaattatacACATGGCTGTGGTGCAGGCTAAATGCACATAAACACTGTTTACCCAACTCTAAAATTGGTTTACACAAACTTGCATCACATTAAAGTGTGCTCAGAATGGCTTCCTGCTGCACTTTCTGTTTTAGCTTCTAGGAGCACTCGTTTTAGTTTCCGTTTGAACATTTTATCCTTGTATGAAACTCTGAGGTGTTACTGCTTTACATgacattaatgttaatgtggTGTGATAGTTTGGATAACTTGACTGCTGATGGATTTCCACTGTGTGTTGATTGTccacatttactgtaattgaCACTATACAAGTTAAAGTTTTGCTTCATGCAGCatcagacttaaaaaaaaaagacatttccaaAGTGAGTGAAAGAATCaggataaaagagagagaagcgAGGAAATGCTtttcataatgtaaaatgtattgtcAGTGGGGTCCCAGAAAGTGtcctttagtttttttaaagcctGATGTTGACAGGTGTGAACTTAATATGTGgatttttcctgtttccaacaGAACAACAAGCTTCCTCAGCCTCCAGCCTTCATCTTTCTTATTGACGTGTCCTACAACGCTGTTAAGAGCGGCATGGTCAACATTGTCTGCCAGGAACTCAAGGCCCTCTTAGACTACCTGCCCAGGtactcacacataaacacaaagggGATGGAAGGGATACATAGAAATAAGTGGAGAtagggagaggagaagagacaaGTGGAAGCAACAAAGGAGAAAGTTTTGTAAGATAAGAGGGTGAAAGGAAGATAGAAATGAAGCAAAGAGTAAAGGAGAAAGGAAGCAAATCTAATCAGAGGGGAGACGGGGAGGCAGGAGGGATTAAAGGAAGGCAAAAACATTTAGTACTCAAAGTGGGAAATTACttagtttatttaaaagcaacaacaacagtcaggaaacttaaacatgttcacatttcttcctctgtttctgtgtccAGAGAGAACCCAGAAATGGAGTCTGTGGTACGGGTGGGCTTCGTCACCTACAACAAGGTTTTGCACTTCTACAATGTCAAGGGGAGCCTGGCCCAGCCTCAGATGTTGGTGGTGTCTGACGTATCGGACATGTTTGTTCCACTGCTAGACGGCTTCCTGGTCAACGTAAACGAGAGCCGGCTAGTAATCGAGAGGttagcagacacacacacacacacacacacacacacacccacacatacctTAACATACACATTAGGTGTTTATACATACTAAGGCCCAGTTTGGTGACACTGATGGTTTATATTTTCCAGTTTGCTGGACCAGATTCCAGAGATGTTTGCAGACAccagggagacagagacagtctTTGGACCCGTCATACAGGCAGGACTGGAAGCACTCAAGGTAACCACGTCTCATTTTGCAGATTTCATGAGTCTGGAAAGCTTATGCAGGGCTTGATGCATGtatttcaaatttaaataataaatacaagaaatatataattatttaaaaatgttaccaTTTACCACAACACATTTTGGAGATGCACAGTTTCCTGAATTTAAGTTCTTGACCCACATTGTTGCCAGAACA
This window encodes:
- the sec24c gene encoding protein transport protein Sec24C is translated as MNVNQHTPMASPYGQPQPGYGQPTYAPLDGGYPAPYAPYNGPASAYQPGAPPQGLARAPPTSGPPPVSTPQQYNQYSHSQGDMQNGPPPMTQAPPRPAVSQPYNQGAMNLTGPPHPSYPQHYGPPPSMQQVTNQMTGMQITSGPPTPAGPGYAPPHSSQPPVSIAFPGGPAPSYTQASPPAASSAPTQPPPPSGPAASQQYYGGPPPSQQPFNSSLPPTSQQQFTSSAPPPPSSQQTFPPSSYAGPVPPPSQAPAPPPVSQAQQTFPPTQPPFSSASPVSQPPFMSGPPPAAQGSFPPQVPPPSSQPGPFPPPGPPQASGPSGQYPGPMPPQMQPPPSQPSPYHSGPPPPRAQMPPTSMAQSNHLPPGPQGPPGPPGPMQQPPPQPGMQGGYPPQQNGAFGQVRGPQPGYAGPYPGQPNYGAPAPAPAPAPAPAPQKRLDPDAIPSPIQVIEDDRAKSTEPFTTGVRGQAPPLVTTNFQVKDQGNASPRFVRCTAYNMPCTADMAKQSQVPLAAVVKPLATLPPDETPPYLVDHGEGGPIRCNRCKAYMCPYMQFIEGGRRFQCGFCSCVTEVPPHYFQHLDHTGKRVDCYDRPELSLGSYEFQATVDYCKNNKLPQPPAFIFLIDVSYNAVKSGMVNIVCQELKALLDYLPRENPEMESVVRVGFVTYNKVLHFYNVKGSLAQPQMLVVSDVSDMFVPLLDGFLVNVNESRLVIESLLDQIPEMFADTRETETVFGPVIQAGLEALKAADCAGKLFVFHTSLPIAEAPGKLKNREDKKLIGTDKEKSLFQPQVGFYNTLAKECVAQGCCVDLFLFPNQYVDVATLGVVPVSTGGSVYKYTYFQAQADQERFLNDLRRDVQKLVGFDAVMRVRTSTGIRATDFFGSFFMSNTTDVELAGLDCDKAITVEFKHDDKLSEETGALMQCAVLYTSCSGKRRLRIHNMAVNCCSQLADLYRNCETDTIINFFSKYAFRGLLNNPTKAVRDTLVNQCAQILACYRKNCASPSSAGQLILPECMKLLPVYLNCVLKSDVLMPAADISLDDRAYLRQLISCMDVAETHVFFYPRLLPLTKLECGSLPVALRNSEERLSKGGVYLLETGLHLFLWVGASVQQELLLNIFGTQSFSQIDPSMTNLPVLDNPFSQRLREIIDSFRAQRSRYMKLMVVKQEDRTELIFRHFLVEDKNASGGASYVDFLCHMHKEIRQLLS